A window of Streptomyces armeniacus contains these coding sequences:
- a CDS encoding HNH endonuclease — protein MPHVLVLNASYEPLGVVPLRRALILVLNDKAVSLEDSGALMHSATRVIPAPSVVRLKRFVRVPFRGPVPLTRRALFARDGGRCAYCGGVATSVDHVVPRSRGGQHTWENVVAACRRCNHVKADRHVGEIGWRLRHQPAPPSGLAWRIIGTGHRDPRWLPYLQPYGADDALARIDGRVSA, from the coding sequence GTGCCGCATGTCCTGGTCCTCAACGCGTCGTACGAGCCGCTCGGTGTCGTACCGCTGCGACGCGCTCTCATACTCGTCCTCAACGACAAGGCAGTCAGCCTCGAGGACTCCGGCGCCCTGATGCACAGCGCCACCCGAGTCATACCCGCCCCCAGCGTGGTCCGGCTCAAGCGCTTCGTGCGGGTGCCCTTTCGGGGCCCCGTGCCGCTCACCCGGCGCGCGCTGTTCGCCAGGGACGGCGGCCGGTGCGCGTACTGCGGCGGTGTGGCGACCAGCGTCGACCACGTCGTCCCGCGCAGCCGAGGCGGCCAGCACACCTGGGAGAACGTCGTGGCGGCCTGCCGCCGCTGCAACCACGTGAAGGCCGACCGGCACGTCGGTGAGATCGGCTGGAGGCTGCGCCATCAACCCGCGCCCCCGTCCGGACTGGCCTGGCGGATCATCGGGACAGGCCATAGGGATCCGCGCTGGTTGCCGTACCTGCAACCCTACGGCGCGGACGACGCCCTCGCCCGGATCGACGGCAGAGTCTCTGCCTGA
- a CDS encoding mechanosensitive ion channel family protein: MSWLLGATPPPDGETSLEDAQETANNAAGWFEENWSAFLSVGLRILLVMSVAVVLRFLVRRTITKFLKRMNRNAAAEASGNALRGRGLLVNVERRRQRSEAIGSVLRSVATMVIMGTAALIVLSMLGINLAPLLASAGVAGVALGFGARNLVTDVLTGTFMLLEDQYGVGDRIDAGEATGEVLEINLRVTKLRGDDGEVWYVRNGEIRRVGNLSQGWATAALDVQVRAREDLEEVRAAITAAGEDMAKSEPWDEILWTPVEILGLDSVTLESMVLRVSVRTMPERALGVERELRWRIKRALDQRGIEMVDDESLALEAGRLSLEKSARLSLEK, encoded by the coding sequence GTGTCCTGGTTGCTCGGTGCCACCCCTCCTCCGGACGGCGAGACGTCCCTGGAAGACGCCCAGGAGACGGCCAACAACGCGGCCGGCTGGTTCGAGGAGAACTGGTCCGCCTTCCTCTCCGTCGGACTCCGCATCCTGCTGGTCATGTCCGTCGCGGTGGTGCTGCGCTTCCTCGTACGGCGCACGATCACCAAGTTCCTGAAGCGGATGAACCGGAACGCGGCCGCCGAGGCCAGCGGCAACGCCCTGCGCGGCCGGGGCCTGCTGGTCAACGTCGAACGGCGGAGGCAGCGTTCGGAGGCCATAGGGTCCGTGCTGCGCAGCGTCGCCACCATGGTGATCATGGGTACGGCCGCGCTCATCGTGCTATCCATGCTCGGCATCAATCTGGCACCGCTGCTGGCCAGCGCCGGAGTCGCGGGCGTGGCACTCGGTTTCGGCGCGCGCAACCTCGTCACTGACGTGCTGACCGGGACGTTCATGCTGCTGGAGGACCAGTACGGGGTCGGCGACCGGATCGACGCGGGCGAGGCGACCGGCGAGGTGCTGGAGATCAACCTGCGCGTCACCAAGCTGCGCGGGGACGACGGCGAGGTCTGGTACGTGCGCAACGGCGAGATACGCCGCGTCGGCAACCTCAGCCAGGGCTGGGCCACGGCCGCGCTGGACGTGCAGGTACGGGCGCGCGAGGACCTGGAGGAGGTCCGCGCGGCCATCACGGCGGCGGGCGAGGACATGGCGAAGTCGGAGCCGTGGGACGAGATCCTCTGGACGCCGGTGGAGATCCTCGGCCTGGACTCCGTGACGCTGGAGTCGATGGTGCTGCGGGTGTCCGTACGCACCATGCCCGAGCGGGCGCTCGGCGTGGAGCGCGAGCTGCGCTGGCGGATCAAGCGGGCCCTGGACCAGCGGGGCATCGAGATGGTGGACGACGAGTCGCTGGCGCTGGAGGCGGGCCGCCTCTCGCTGGAGAAGTCGGCGCGGCTGTCGCTGGAAAAGTAG
- a CDS encoding ROK family transcriptional regulator has translation MAQASPGTPRVLRAMNDRAALDLLLAHGPLSRSRIGKLTGLSKPTASQLLARLEAAGLVVGTGTSEGRPGPNAQLYAVNPGAAHVAGLDVTTLGIRAAVADITGRTVGTYEVPTPGRRTAGSTPELVVRAVDGAAKAAGVLRGDLHRIVIGTPGAFDPSTGRLRYASHLPGWHSPTLLDELAAALPMPLAYDNDVNLAAVAEQRLGAAGDSDDFLLLWNEEGMGAALVIGGKLHRGWTGGAGEVGFLPVPGTALVRNAARTGSGGYQELAGANAALRLARELGLPYDHSAPMHEAAAELLRRALAATDPEGAGREPAAAPSSAEEAAADSEAYAELLQRFATGLATGLASLVAMLDPELIVLSGGVLNAGGERLRELVRAELSELAVPRPRLVLGTVTEHPVLSGALESALAATRDEVFDTSR, from the coding sequence ATGGCCCAGGCGTCCCCAGGAACCCCGCGTGTGCTGCGCGCGATGAACGACCGCGCCGCGCTGGACCTGCTGCTCGCGCACGGGCCGCTGTCCCGCAGCCGGATCGGCAAGCTCACCGGGCTGTCCAAGCCGACCGCCTCGCAGCTGCTGGCCCGCCTCGAGGCCGCCGGGCTCGTCGTCGGCACCGGCACCAGCGAGGGCCGCCCCGGCCCCAACGCCCAGCTGTACGCGGTCAATCCGGGCGCCGCGCACGTGGCCGGGCTGGACGTGACCACCCTCGGCATCCGCGCCGCCGTCGCGGACATCACCGGCCGTACGGTCGGCACGTACGAGGTGCCCACGCCGGGCCGCCGCACCGCCGGCAGCACGCCCGAGCTGGTCGTACGCGCTGTGGACGGCGCCGCGAAGGCCGCCGGCGTGCTCCGCGGCGACCTGCACCGCATCGTCATCGGCACGCCCGGCGCGTTCGACCCCAGCACCGGGCGGCTGCGCTACGCCTCGCACCTGCCCGGCTGGCACTCCCCCACGCTGCTGGACGAGCTGGCCGCCGCGCTGCCGATGCCGCTCGCGTACGACAACGACGTGAACCTCGCCGCCGTCGCCGAGCAGCGGCTCGGCGCGGCCGGCGACAGCGACGACTTCCTGCTGCTGTGGAACGAGGAGGGCATGGGCGCCGCCCTCGTCATCGGCGGCAAGCTGCACCGCGGCTGGACCGGCGGCGCCGGCGAGGTCGGCTTCCTGCCGGTGCCGGGCACCGCGCTCGTACGGAACGCCGCGCGCACCGGAAGCGGCGGCTACCAGGAGCTGGCCGGGGCCAACGCCGCACTGCGGCTGGCCCGCGAACTCGGCCTCCCGTACGACCACTCGGCGCCCATGCACGAGGCCGCCGCCGAGCTGCTGCGGCGGGCGCTCGCCGCGACGGACCCGGAAGGCGCGGGCCGGGAGCCCGCGGCCGCCCCTTCGTCGGCCGAGGAAGCCGCGGCGGACAGCGAGGCGTACGCCGAGCTGCTGCAGCGCTTCGCCACCGGGCTCGCGACCGGACTCGCCTCGCTCGTGGCCATGCTCGACCCGGAGCTCATCGTGCTGTCCGGCGGCGTGCTGAACGCCGGCGGCGAGCGGCTGCGCGAGCTGGTCCGCGCCGAACTGTCCGAACTGGCCGTGCCCCGGCCGCGGCTGGTGCTGGGCACCGTCACCGAACACCCCGTCCTGAGCGGGGCGCTGGAGAGCGCGCTGGCCGCGACCCGGGACGAGGTGTTCGACACCTCGCGCTGA
- a CDS encoding ABC transporter substrate-binding protein, which translates to MPGNRRAVRSTPARTQARTRTRTHTRTSAALAAAAAVCLLAGACTGSGGGTAEDDPNAETTLTFWHGWSAPSEVEAIDANIDAFEKKHPNITVKVVKNVSDDKLNQALRAGGDKAPDVVSSFATDNVGRFCSARALADLKPFLAKSGIDPAKTFPKPMLEYTQYEGVRCTLPLLGDAYGLYYNKDAFEKAGITEPPRTFSEFDKAAEKLTRHKGDSYSQLGFMPNYHGYETTVEHYGAQFGVDWFGEDGKAANASDPGMKKLFQWQRGLVEKLGGFSKLERYRSSFGDEWGAKHPFHTGQVAMQLDGEWRGKMARDAGVDFEIGTAPLPVPDGETESYGKGYLSGTVIGIAQSSPKQNAAWELVRFLTTDTGAVVDFANAIHNVPSTLAAMKSPRLNKDPDYRTFVKIARHPESRHAPGSVNGAAFLLTLQDLGYDYESGREKNLDAGLEKADRQIDKDIAQAE; encoded by the coding sequence ATGCCCGGAAACCGGAGAGCGGTCCGCAGCACACCGGCCCGTACGCAAGCCCGTACCCGCACCCGTACGCACACCCGTACGTCCGCCGCGCTGGCCGCCGCCGCGGCCGTCTGCCTGCTCGCGGGGGCCTGTACGGGCTCGGGCGGCGGCACCGCCGAGGACGATCCCAACGCCGAGACCACGCTCACCTTCTGGCACGGCTGGAGCGCGCCGTCCGAGGTCGAGGCGATCGACGCGAACATCGACGCGTTCGAGAAGAAACACCCCAACATCACCGTCAAGGTCGTCAAGAACGTCAGCGACGACAAGCTCAACCAGGCGCTGCGCGCGGGCGGCGACAAGGCGCCCGACGTGGTGTCGTCCTTCGCCACCGACAACGTCGGCCGCTTCTGCTCCGCCCGCGCGCTCGCGGACCTGAAGCCGTTCCTCGCGAAGTCGGGCATCGACCCGGCGAAGACCTTCCCGAAGCCGATGCTCGAATACACACAGTACGAAGGGGTGCGCTGCACGCTGCCGCTGCTCGGTGACGCGTACGGTCTCTACTACAACAAGGACGCGTTCGAGAAGGCCGGGATCACCGAACCGCCCCGGACGTTCTCGGAGTTCGACAAGGCGGCGGAGAAACTCACCCGCCACAAGGGCGACTCGTACTCCCAGCTCGGCTTCATGCCGAACTACCACGGATACGAGACCACGGTCGAGCACTACGGCGCGCAGTTCGGCGTGGACTGGTTCGGCGAGGACGGCAAGGCCGCGAACGCCTCCGACCCGGGAATGAAGAAGCTGTTCCAGTGGCAGCGCGGCCTGGTGGAAAAGCTGGGCGGGTTCAGCAAACTGGAGCGCTACCGCTCGTCGTTCGGCGACGAATGGGGCGCGAAGCACCCGTTCCACACCGGCCAGGTGGCCATGCAGCTGGACGGCGAATGGCGCGGCAAAATGGCGCGGGACGCCGGTGTGGACTTCGAGATCGGCACCGCTCCGCTGCCGGTGCCGGACGGCGAGACCGAGTCGTACGGCAAGGGCTACCTGTCCGGGACTGTCATCGGCATCGCCCAGTCCAGCCCGAAGCAGAACGCCGCCTGGGAACTCGTACGGTTCCTCACCACGGACACCGGCGCGGTGGTCGATTTCGCCAACGCCATTCACAACGTGCCGTCCACGCTCGCCGCCATGAAGTCGCCCCGGCTGAACAAGGACCCGGACTACCGCACGTTCGTGAAGATCGCCCGGCACCCGGAGAGCCGGCACGCGCCGGGAAGCGTCAACGGCGCCGCATTCCTGCTGACGCTCCAGGACCTCGGCTACGACTACGAGTCCGGGCGCGAGAAGAATCTGGACGCCGGGCTGGAAAAGGCCGACCGCCAGATCGACAAGGACATCGCACAGGCGGAATGA